A stretch of Deinococcus radiopugnans ATCC 19172 DNA encodes these proteins:
- a CDS encoding glycoside hydrolase family 15 protein has protein sequence MTHPTRPSPDLQDLGLLSNRRSAALVTSLGEVVWYCPGRFDAPSLLARLLDAARGGSWAVDLPGAVHAGRRYLGDGGHLESVLRAGEGGKKLIISDFMPFGDDLPCGVCRVLSAAPQAYRLVLKAAPDYARRTVTLEQEGAAVQIDGQHWLYASHPARIEADAVVVEVPADEAAWAVLSDERLDHPDWATVTRWRETSLLNWQALTTHATYHGPYQEAARASLRALRLLTDHVGHATIAAPTTSLPEVLGGEKNWDYRYVWLRDAGMVVSALTRAGGDGSEGRAFLEFICAHATPQNGLPAPPFMTVDGGEPPEETELDLAGYAGSRPVQIGNGARGQLQLDAYGNVLLAAKLIYERFGTREHWGVIERMAEFLAEHWRDDDYGIWEERRKRPYVAGKVLAAVALDYIAEHSEDPAQAARWKAAAADARTWVEQHALDSEGAYTYVAGEEGVDVTAALYPVWGFCAPDSPEMLATMAALERDSCQDHLYWRHLADDDTQREGAFLAGTLWVAQYWVMRDPARARVILDAALAYANDLGLLPEMADPRTRLPLGNVPQTFVHAALVGVVVDLAEAERARDMA, from the coding sequence ATGACCCACCCCACACGCCCCTCGCCGGACCTTCAGGACCTGGGCCTGCTGAGCAACCGCCGCAGCGCCGCGCTGGTGACGTCTCTGGGCGAGGTGGTGTGGTACTGCCCCGGACGCTTCGACGCGCCCTCGCTGCTGGCGCGGCTGCTGGACGCCGCACGGGGCGGGTCATGGGCCGTCGACCTGCCGGGAGCCGTTCACGCCGGACGCCGTTATCTGGGGGACGGCGGCCACCTGGAATCGGTCCTGCGGGCAGGAGAGGGCGGCAAAAAGCTGATCATCAGCGACTTCATGCCCTTCGGGGACGATCTGCCGTGTGGCGTGTGCCGCGTGCTCTCGGCGGCCCCACAGGCCTACCGGCTGGTCCTGAAGGCCGCGCCGGATTACGCCCGGCGCACCGTGACCCTGGAGCAGGAGGGGGCCGCGGTGCAGATTGACGGCCAGCACTGGCTGTACGCCTCCCATCCGGCCCGGATTGAGGCGGACGCGGTGGTGGTGGAGGTGCCCGCAGACGAGGCGGCCTGGGCCGTGCTGAGCGACGAACGCCTGGACCACCCCGACTGGGCCACCGTGACGCGCTGGCGTGAGACGTCGCTGCTGAACTGGCAGGCGCTGACCACCCACGCGACGTATCACGGCCCCTATCAGGAGGCGGCCCGCGCCTCGCTGCGGGCGCTGCGGCTGCTGACGGACCACGTGGGCCACGCGACCATCGCCGCGCCCACCACCAGCCTGCCAGAAGTTCTGGGCGGCGAGAAGAACTGGGATTACCGCTACGTGTGGCTGCGCGACGCGGGCATGGTGGTCAGCGCCCTGACGCGGGCCGGGGGCGACGGCAGCGAGGGCCGCGCGTTTCTGGAGTTCATCTGCGCCCACGCGACGCCGCAAAACGGCCTGCCCGCCCCTCCCTTCATGACAGTGGACGGCGGCGAGCCGCCCGAGGAAACGGAACTGGATCTCGCGGGGTACGCGGGCAGTCGGCCGGTTCAGATCGGCAACGGCGCGCGAGGGCAGTTGCAGCTGGACGCCTACGGCAACGTGCTGCTGGCCGCCAAGCTGATCTACGAGCGCTTCGGCACCCGCGAACACTGGGGCGTGATCGAGCGCATGGCCGAGTTCCTGGCGGAGCACTGGCGGGACGACGATTACGGGATCTGGGAGGAACGGCGGAAGAGGCCCTACGTGGCGGGCAAGGTGCTGGCCGCCGTCGCGCTGGATTACATCGCCGAACACAGCGAAGACCCCGCGCAGGCGGCGCGCTGGAAGGCCGCGGCGGCGGACGCGCGGACCTGGGTGGAGCAGCACGCCCTGGACAGCGAGGGCGCGTATACCTATGTGGCCGGCGAGGAGGGGGTAGATGTGACGGCCGCCCTGTACCCGGTATGGGGCTTTTGCGCCCCCGACTCGCCCGAGATGCTCGCGACGATGGCGGCGCTGGAGCGCGACTCCTGCCAGGACCACCTGTACTGGCGGCATCTGGCCGATGACGACACGCAGCGGGAAGGCGCGTTCCTGGCCGGGACCCTGTGGGTGGCCCAGTACTGGGTGATGCGCGACCCGGCGCGGGCACGCGTCATTCTGGACGCGGCGCTGGCCTACGCCAATGACCTGGGCCTGCTGCCCGAGATGGCCGATCCCCGGACCCGCCTGCCGCTGGGCAACGTGCCGCAGACCTTTGTGCACGCCGCATTGGTCGGTGTGGTGGTGGATCTGGCCGAGGCGGAGCGGGCGCGAGACATGGCCTGA
- a CDS encoding vWA domain-containing protein, with the protein MPHYYAPRIELLPLKAGVSASQDSEVTVLARIFAASAPPPESRRPPLNLSLVIDRSGSMQGQPIEMARRAVQLALRMMQPQDRVSVVSFDGHVETVVAPQLVDDPQALCQRVEGVTSRGSTALHAGWLEGAMLTAQFHAPGALNRVLLLSDGQANHGETRTDVIAGHVRGLTARGVGTSTVGLGRSYDETLLQAMADAGDGNYEHIEDASALPAFFSAEMQGLTRTTGQTVSLGVEANPALGSLRQEMLNDLPQNALGRWMLPNLVDGRPLEVVFTVQVPAQAVGSTLGVTRVRLAWTDRSGARHRLRAQLDLPVLDPLAYQGLGEDQRVRVAAERLRAARVREEAVAYAAAGQVHLSREALSRERGRLMSLNAPGLACEAESLGQLDADFGVDEQLARKRAVSQSYNTRRSKPQ; encoded by the coding sequence ATGCCGCACTATTACGCCCCCCGCATCGAACTGCTGCCCCTCAAAGCCGGTGTTTCCGCCAGCCAGGACAGCGAGGTCACTGTTCTGGCCCGGATCTTCGCGGCCAGCGCCCCGCCCCCCGAGAGCAGGCGGCCGCCCCTGAACCTGTCTCTGGTCATCGACCGCAGCGGCTCCATGCAGGGGCAACCCATCGAGATGGCCCGCCGCGCCGTTCAGCTGGCCCTCCGGATGATGCAGCCCCAGGACCGCGTGAGCGTCGTCTCGTTTGACGGACACGTGGAGACGGTGGTGGCCCCACAACTTGTGGACGACCCACAGGCGCTGTGCCAGCGGGTAGAGGGGGTGACCAGCCGGGGCAGCACGGCCTTGCACGCCGGCTGGCTGGAAGGCGCGATGCTCACGGCGCAGTTCCACGCTCCGGGCGCGCTGAACCGGGTGCTGCTGCTCAGCGACGGTCAGGCCAACCACGGTGAGACGCGGACAGACGTGATTGCCGGGCATGTGCGCGGCCTGACCGCGCGCGGCGTGGGCACCAGCACGGTGGGCCTGGGCCGCAGCTACGACGAGACGCTGCTTCAGGCGATGGCCGATGCGGGCGACGGCAACTACGAACACATCGAGGACGCCTCGGCGCTGCCCGCCTTCTTCAGCGCCGAGATGCAGGGCCTGACCCGCACCACCGGCCAGACGGTCAGCCTGGGCGTCGAAGCCAATCCGGCCCTGGGCAGCCTGCGCCAGGAGATGCTCAATGACCTGCCCCAGAATGCCCTGGGCCGCTGGATGTTGCCCAATCTGGTGGACGGCCGTCCTCTGGAGGTGGTGTTCACGGTGCAGGTGCCCGCGCAGGCGGTAGGCTCCACGCTGGGCGTCACAAGGGTGCGCCTGGCCTGGACGGACCGCAGCGGCGCAAGGCATCGCCTGCGTGCTCAACTGGACCTGCCTGTCCTGGACCCACTGGCATACCAGGGTCTGGGCGAGGATCAGCGGGTCCGCGTGGCCGCCGAGCGCCTGCGGGCCGCACGGGTGCGCGAGGAAGCGGTGGCGTACGCGGCGGCCGGACAGGTTCACCTGTCACGCGAGGCACTGAGCCGCGAGCGCGGGCGCCTGATGTCCCTGAACGCTCCGGGGCTGGCCTGTGAGGCCGAGTCCCTTGGGCAGCTGGACGCCGACTTCGGCGTGGACGAGCAACTGGCCCGCAAACGGGCGGTCAGCCAGAGCTACAACACCCGGCGCAGCAAGCCCCAGTAG